A single window of Ktedonobacteraceae bacterium DNA harbors:
- a CDS encoding gluconokinase: protein MTQQPVLHGQGMREPFVLALDVGTSSTRSLLFDAAGEAVRGVQSQHTYQLTLSADGEVSVDPDMLVSTVAQTIDEALHMAGPLAASIGAVAIDTFWHSLVGVDASNKALTPLITWEDTRPGQVAAELRQQLNNEEIHARTGARLHASYWPAKLRWLATTQPDLFLKVTQWISFGEYLHRQFLGHSVCSLSMASGTGLLNIRQRDWDQELLDFLHVRREQLPSLGDLKDSVKGLAGEYASRWKTLNNVPWFPAMGDGAAANVGSGAATGDRWALTVGTSSAMRVVVSPDMTNIPMGLWLYLLDKNRGLLGGALSEGGNVFAWMKETLCIPSLEEAEPKVAALQPDGHGLTILPFISGERSLGWHAEARASVLGIQTDTTAVDFLRAGMEALAYQLGAVYEELITALDRSEVAPTILGSGGALLNSPTFQSIIADTLNAPIYPSLSHEASARGAALLALEALGVISDVAQVPLDVAAPVLPDPERHAIYKQGAERQWKFYHLLLG from the coding sequence ATGACACAACAGCCAGTCCTTCATGGGCAAGGGATGCGCGAGCCATTTGTCCTTGCGCTGGATGTCGGCACCTCTTCGACGCGCTCGCTATTGTTCGATGCCGCCGGTGAGGCCGTGCGAGGTGTTCAGTCCCAACACACGTATCAACTCACACTGTCCGCTGACGGTGAGGTCTCGGTGGACCCGGATATGCTCGTTTCAACCGTTGCGCAGACGATTGACGAGGCATTGCACATGGCCGGCCCGCTGGCCGCGTCAATAGGCGCGGTGGCGATTGATACGTTCTGGCATAGCCTGGTGGGCGTCGATGCCAGCAATAAGGCCCTCACACCGCTCATCACCTGGGAAGATACGCGCCCCGGGCAGGTCGCCGCGGAACTTCGCCAGCAGTTGAACAACGAGGAGATTCATGCTCGCACCGGCGCCAGGTTGCACGCGAGTTACTGGCCCGCGAAACTGCGCTGGCTGGCAACAACACAGCCGGACCTGTTCTTGAAAGTAACGCAATGGATTTCTTTCGGCGAATACCTGCACCGCCAGTTCCTGGGGCATTCGGTCTGCAGCCTCTCTATGGCATCGGGTACCGGGTTGCTCAATATTCGCCAGCGCGATTGGGACCAGGAATTGCTCGACTTCCTGCACGTGCGGCGCGAGCAACTGCCCTCACTGGGCGATCTGAAGGATAGCGTGAAAGGGCTGGCCGGTGAGTATGCGTCGCGCTGGAAGACGCTAAACAATGTCCCCTGGTTCCCGGCAATGGGCGATGGGGCAGCTGCTAACGTCGGTTCGGGCGCGGCGACCGGTGATCGCTGGGCGCTCACGGTTGGCACCTCCAGCGCGATGCGTGTGGTTGTTTCGCCGGATATGACGAACATTCCGATGGGGCTGTGGCTCTATTTGTTGGATAAAAACCGCGGCCTGCTCGGAGGGGCTTTAAGCGAGGGTGGCAACGTGTTTGCCTGGATGAAAGAGACGCTGTGTATCCCCTCGTTGGAGGAGGCGGAGCCGAAGGTTGCCGCTCTACAGCCCGATGGGCATGGCCTGACGATCCTGCCATTTATTTCTGGCGAACGCAGCCTGGGCTGGCACGCGGAGGCGCGGGCGTCTGTGCTGGGCATCCAGACGGATACAACGGCTGTAGACTTCCTGCGCGCGGGCATGGAGGCGTTAGCCTACCAGCTTGGGGCGGTCTACGAAGAGCTGATTACGGCGTTGGATAGAAGCGAAGTGGCTCCCACTATCCTTGGCAGTGGAGGCGCGCTGCTGAATTCTCCCACGTTCCAGAGCATCATCGCCGACACGTTGAACGCGCCCATCTATCCCTCGTTGAGCCACGAAGCCTCGGCACGGGGAGCGGCGTTACTGGCGCTGGAAGCTCTCGGCGTTATATCCGATGTGGCACAGGTGCCATTGGACGTGGCGGCGCCAGTTCTTCCTGACCCCGAACGTCACGCCATCTATAAGCAGGGGGCCGAGCGACAGTGGAAGTTTTATCATTTGCTGTTGGGGTAA
- a CDS encoding nuclear transport factor 2 family protein, giving the protein MAIADRETFRLLVNSWISAFNAHDVAAIVALYAGDAELFDSGMKRPRTGHSEIKQWFSKRFQDMPSIRYEPLNLFFAEEQAVVQWTASGRPSLLGQHWLTRPFRVEGVSIFTFRDGRIQKQRGYYDHYAAVAQAFPPLKWLLPPRL; this is encoded by the coding sequence ATGGCAATTGCAGACAGAGAGACGTTTCGCTTGCTGGTAAATAGCTGGATCAGCGCCTTTAATGCTCATGATGTGGCGGCCATTGTTGCTCTCTATGCCGGTGACGCGGAACTATTTGATTCTGGTATGAAACGACCGCGCACCGGACATAGTGAGATCAAGCAGTGGTTCAGCAAGCGCTTTCAGGATATGCCATCGATTCGATACGAACCCTTAAACCTTTTTTTCGCCGAAGAGCAGGCTGTCGTGCAGTGGACAGCCTCGGGCCGACCGTCCTTACTGGGCCAGCACTGGCTAACGCGGCCATTTCGCGTCGAGGGCGTGAGCATTTTTACCTTTCGCGATGGCCGCATACAGAAGCAGCGCGGCTATTATGACCACTACGCCGCCGTCGCGCAGGCGTTTCCGCCTTTAAAGTGGCTATTGCCCCCCCGCTTGTGA
- a CDS encoding alpha/beta hydrolase: MQTEDVIENEQQDRFIDEATFHGDVASIEALWQRAPIGDLDMPLIDIGQGEPLVFVSILEHLEYVYARQISALSAGRRVITYRRQESRTRFVGLAERAEELKRVLDSLELQRADFIGHGDGAMVLFEFAARYPARCRSLIIIAQGADYQIAPHPFIWLLHELFLRLPVEHFLPAWFLRRIVINYIVSNRPVGADNELSPSKLGSSSESCHSERSEESVPRETRILRCAQNDTIGATRITEFVGENSLSAPVPHSHDGVPRMLPQHLIEEQFRKIALWPFVYKFSVLPIIHNFDMRERLASLTMPVFLINRANDALSPEAKTRWLAENLPNCAGYHVISGGERFFMYAESELVNRLIEGFLITVKESK; this comes from the coding sequence ATGCAGACCGAAGATGTTATTGAGAACGAACAACAAGATCGCTTTATCGACGAGGCCACATTCCATGGCGATGTAGCCTCTATCGAAGCGCTGTGGCAACGCGCCCCTATTGGCGATCTCGATATGCCACTCATAGATATCGGGCAGGGAGAGCCGCTTGTATTTGTTTCTATCCTCGAACATCTCGAATATGTGTATGCGCGACAAATTTCCGCTTTGAGCGCTGGCCGGCGCGTCATTACATATCGCAGGCAAGAGAGCCGGACGCGCTTCGTTGGGCTGGCAGAGCGTGCTGAAGAATTGAAGCGTGTGCTTGATAGTCTGGAACTGCAACGAGCCGATTTTATTGGGCATGGCGACGGAGCTATGGTGCTTTTTGAGTTCGCCGCGCGCTATCCGGCCCGCTGTCGCTCATTGATCATCATTGCCCAGGGGGCAGATTACCAGATCGCTCCGCATCCTTTCATCTGGTTGCTGCACGAACTGTTTCTGCGCCTGCCGGTTGAACATTTTTTGCCTGCCTGGTTCCTCCGGCGTATCGTGATCAATTATATCGTGTCCAATCGTCCGGTGGGGGCCGATAATGAACTTTCACCATCAAAATTGGGAAGCAGCAGTGAGTCGTGTCATTCTGAGCGCAGCGAAGAATCTGTGCCCAGGGAAACCAGGATTCTTCGCTGTGCTCAGAATGACACGATTGGGGCCACTCGGATTACCGAATTTGTTGGTGAAAACTCATTATCGGCCCCGGTACCACATTCTCATGATGGCGTCCCTCGCATGCTTCCCCAGCACCTGATCGAGGAGCAATTTCGCAAGATAGCGCTCTGGCCATTTGTGTACAAGTTCTCAGTTCTTCCTATCATCCACAATTTTGATATGCGGGAACGCCTGGCATCCCTCACCATGCCTGTATTTTTGATCAATCGCGCCAACGACGCGCTTTCTCCCGAAGCGAAAACGCGCTGGCTCGCCGAGAACTTACCCAACTGTGCCGGCTATCACGTCATTTCAGGAGGAGAGCGGTTCTTTATGTACGCGGAATCCGAGCTCGTTAACCGGCTCATAGAAGGGTTTCTCATCACTGTAAAAGAATCCAAATGA
- a CDS encoding beta-ketoacyl-[acyl-carrier-protein] synthase family protein, producing MMNAINRFSINPYSIPGRPRAKRRVVITGLGVLASNGIGKADFWQACLAGQSGIRRITRFDPGILTTQIAGEVPNFNPQALGLTQEESLSYDRGTQFAVAAANLALHDSGLYGQLSEEERDTTGVYIGSGMSPAEEGEKIWREVTDSGGHAPLDLVQDAHSNMFIMSFLPASAIAIHHRLYGPCTVISTGCSSGSDAIGQAFRAIQEGQVDRMLAGGSDAGICLTGMNAFCIIKALSTRNDEPERASRPYDVKRDGFVMAEGAGVLVLEERELALARNAHIYAELVTFTSNSCAYHMTALPEDGVPLQQLIRQALQEAQISPEQLDYINSHGSSTPLNDVVETAAYKTVFGERAYRIPISSTKSLIGHAQGAASAIEAIITALVLEWQKIPPTINLEYSDPRCDLDYVPNVAREAVVNVALTHSSGFGGVNSALILAKPGWLDEQR from the coding sequence ATGATGAATGCGATAAATCGATTCTCCATAAATCCGTATTCTATCCCTGGACGCCCGCGCGCAAAACGACGCGTAGTCATCACGGGCCTGGGTGTCCTGGCTTCCAACGGCATAGGCAAGGCTGATTTCTGGCAGGCCTGCCTTGCCGGTCAATCCGGTATCCGGCGTATTACACGCTTTGATCCGGGGATACTAACAACGCAGATAGCGGGTGAGGTGCCGAACTTCAACCCGCAAGCGCTTGGACTGACACAGGAAGAGAGCCTTTCTTATGATCGCGGTACGCAGTTTGCGGTTGCCGCCGCCAACCTGGCGCTCCACGATAGCGGCCTGTATGGGCAATTGAGCGAAGAGGAACGTGATACTACCGGCGTCTATATCGGTTCGGGAATGTCGCCGGCGGAAGAGGGAGAAAAAATATGGAGGGAGGTGACGGATTCCGGCGGCCATGCTCCTCTTGACCTCGTGCAGGATGCGCATTCCAACATGTTCATCATGTCATTTTTGCCCGCCTCTGCCATTGCTATCCACCATCGACTCTATGGCCCATGCACCGTCATCTCTACAGGCTGCTCATCAGGCTCGGATGCTATTGGACAGGCTTTCCGGGCCATTCAAGAGGGGCAGGTCGACCGCATGCTGGCAGGTGGCAGCGATGCCGGAATCTGTCTCACCGGAATGAACGCCTTTTGCATCATCAAAGCATTGAGCACGCGCAATGATGAACCGGAACGGGCTTCGCGTCCGTATGATGTGAAGCGGGATGGTTTTGTAATGGCGGAGGGAGCCGGGGTACTGGTTTTAGAAGAGCGAGAACTGGCCCTGGCGCGTAATGCGCACATCTATGCTGAACTGGTGACGTTCACCTCCAATAGCTGTGCCTATCATATGACCGCTCTTCCCGAGGATGGCGTACCCTTGCAACAGTTGATCCGGCAGGCGCTGCAAGAAGCCCAGATTTCCCCGGAACAGCTCGACTATATCAATTCGCACGGCAGCTCAACACCCTTGAATGATGTAGTTGAGACGGCCGCATATAAGACGGTCTTTGGCGAGCGGGCGTATCGCATACCGATCAGTTCCACCAAATCGCTCATTGGGCACGCGCAAGGCGCCGCGAGCGCTATTGAAGCGATTATTACAGCCCTTGTGCTAGAATGGCAGAAGATACCGCCAACCATCAATCTTGAGTACAGCGATCCACGTTGCGACCTGGATTATGTGCCCAATGTAGCAAGAGAGGCTGTTGTGAATGTCGCGCTGACCCATTCCAGCGGCTTCGGGGGCGTGAATAGTGCGCTTATCCTGGCGAAACCAGGCTGGCTTGATGAGCAGAGATGA